In Verrucomicrobiales bacterium, a single window of DNA contains:
- the thrB gene encoding homoserine kinase, giving the protein MKPNSVEIVVPASTSNLGSGLHALGVALKHHGHVRVTQRKTKGVNLVSPIPQSEWAKATVLIYEAFKLFFARTRKPAFGIDVELGGEIPHGRGLGASASLRVGILAALDVLAKTKLDRTALLDLATELEGHANNAAASIFGGFVAAGKVGKSSRSLRFEVSPKASFVCLVPNSGISLEAGRESIPHSYNKADALHGINRTALVTAAFAAGELGLLKGLFDDRMHQPHREPLIPQLSRVIQAGEKAGALGGWLSGSGSSIVCLTLQKPEAVGKAMQRFLSDSELLILRADNQGFTVG; this is encoded by the coding sequence ATGAAACCTAACTCGGTCGAAATCGTCGTCCCCGCTTCCACCTCCAACCTCGGATCAGGTCTCCACGCGCTCGGGGTGGCTCTGAAGCACCATGGTCACGTTCGGGTGACCCAGCGCAAGACCAAGGGGGTTAACCTGGTCTCGCCCATTCCCCAGTCTGAATGGGCCAAGGCTACGGTGCTGATCTACGAGGCGTTCAAACTGTTTTTCGCCCGCACCCGGAAGCCTGCATTTGGCATCGACGTTGAATTGGGTGGAGAAATCCCGCATGGCAGAGGACTGGGCGCCAGCGCCAGTTTGCGTGTGGGGATCCTCGCCGCGCTGGATGTGCTCGCGAAAACGAAGCTGGATCGGACCGCCTTGCTGGATTTAGCGACCGAGTTGGAAGGCCATGCGAACAACGCAGCAGCCTCTATTTTCGGGGGCTTTGTAGCGGCTGGCAAGGTGGGTAAATCGTCTCGGAGCCTTCGGTTCGAGGTTTCTCCCAAGGCATCTTTCGTGTGCCTCGTTCCCAATTCTGGGATCAGCCTAGAGGCCGGTCGGGAATCGATTCCCCACTCCTATAACAAAGCCGATGCTTTACACGGAATCAACCGTACCGCTCTGGTTACGGCAGCTTTTGCCGCTGGGGAATTGGGACTTCTAAAGGGCTTGTTCGACGATCGGATGCACCAGCCCCACCGGGAGCCGCTCATCCCTCAGCTTTCTAGAGTCATTCAGGCCGGAGAAAAGGCCGGAGCTCTAGGTGGGTGGTTGAGCGGTTCGGGATCTAGTATCGTCTGCCTGACCTTGCAGAAACCTGAAGCCGTGGGCAAGGCGATGCAACGGTTTCTGTCGGATTCTGAGCTCCTGATCCTTCGTGCAGATAATCAAGGCTTCACGGTCGGGTAA
- the thrH gene encoding bifunctional phosphoserine phosphatase/homoserine phosphotransferase ThrH has product MTQSIVTLDLEGVLVPEIWIAVADKTGIPELRLTTRDVPDYDTLMAGRLQLLEKHGLKLQDIQEVIATLKPLPGAYEFLETLRARTQAILLSDTFEEFAQPLMKQLGWPTIFCHRLEVINGRIVNYRLRQSDQKRKSVAALRGLGYRVIAAGDSFNDTTMLAEANAGFLFHAPISIQQQFPQFKALETYGDLMAHIEQELEKP; this is encoded by the coding sequence ATGACTCAGTCGATCGTTACCTTAGACCTGGAAGGGGTGTTGGTACCAGAAATCTGGATCGCGGTTGCGGACAAGACGGGAATCCCCGAACTGCGACTCACCACCCGAGATGTGCCCGACTATGACACTCTCATGGCAGGACGTCTGCAACTCCTCGAGAAGCACGGACTCAAACTCCAGGACATCCAGGAAGTCATTGCCACCCTGAAGCCTCTACCAGGAGCCTACGAATTTCTCGAGACTCTGCGCGCCCGAACCCAAGCCATTCTGCTATCGGACACTTTTGAGGAATTCGCGCAACCCTTGATGAAGCAGCTGGGATGGCCCACCATCTTCTGCCATCGGCTGGAGGTCATCAATGGACGGATCGTCAATTATCGGCTTCGCCAAAGCGATCAGAAGAGGAAATCGGTCGCGGCCTTGCGTGGTCTTGGTTATCGGGTCATCGCGGCCGGAGATTCCTTTAATGACACCACGATGCTAGCCGAGGCGAATGCCGGCTTCCTATTCCACGCGCCCATCAGCATTCAGCAGCAATTCCCGCAGTTCAAAGCCTTGGAGACCTATGGTGACCTCATGGCGCACATCGAACAGGAGTTGGAGAAGCCTTAG
- a CDS encoding NAD(P)-dependent glycerol-3-phosphate dehydrogenase encodes MKVTILGAGAWGTALGLRLTENGHQVSMWGRSAGHLADLQRDGVNLRYLPGVKLPSTWRLTTDLPYAVRDSDALVVSVPSKGFREVATALTGYGGLMISVTKGVEHESGLTMCGILRALVVNASISTLSGPSLAAEVARGIPTAVVAASIDSLAAQQTQLLFNGPVFRVYTSNDELGVELGGALKNVVAIAAGVSDGLGFGDNSKAALVTRGIAEIRRLGVACGARAETFAGLGGLGDLTVTCFSKQSRNRAFGERLGRGECLRDILATSLSVVEGYPTSQSSWELARQKRLDTPIIDEVYQLLYQGKRPDQALRALMTREPKAETAD; translated from the coding sequence ATGAAAGTCACCATCCTGGGGGCTGGGGCTTGGGGTACGGCATTGGGCCTACGCCTGACAGAGAATGGTCACCAGGTATCCATGTGGGGTCGGAGCGCGGGGCATCTGGCGGATTTGCAGCGTGACGGCGTTAACCTTCGCTATTTGCCAGGGGTGAAACTGCCTTCAACTTGGAGGCTCACCACGGACCTGCCCTATGCGGTCCGTGACAGCGATGCGCTAGTCGTCAGTGTTCCCTCCAAGGGCTTTCGGGAGGTGGCCACTGCCTTGACAGGATATGGTGGGCTCATGATCAGTGTCACGAAGGGGGTTGAACATGAGAGTGGATTGACTATGTGCGGGATCCTGCGTGCACTTGTGGTCAACGCCTCAATTTCGACGCTCTCCGGGCCTTCGTTGGCGGCTGAGGTGGCACGTGGAATACCAACCGCGGTAGTGGCTGCGAGTATAGATTCCCTGGCAGCCCAGCAGACCCAGTTGTTGTTCAATGGTCCGGTGTTCCGCGTCTATACCAGCAATGATGAGCTCGGGGTTGAGTTGGGTGGGGCGTTAAAAAATGTCGTCGCCATCGCCGCGGGGGTGAGTGATGGGCTTGGCTTTGGGGACAATTCCAAGGCTGCCTTGGTGACTCGAGGTATTGCGGAAATCCGGCGTTTGGGAGTTGCTTGTGGTGCTCGAGCGGAGACGTTTGCGGGCTTGGGTGGGCTGGGAGACTTGACGGTCACCTGCTTCTCCAAACAAAGCCGGAATCGTGCCTTTGGGGAACGGCTTGGGCGTGGCGAGTGTTTGCGGGACATTTTGGCGACCTCTCTCTCGGTAGTGGAAGGTTACCCCACGTCTCAATCGTCATGGGAGCTTGCCCGCCAGAAGCGGTTGGACACCCCAATCATCGATGAGGTCTATCAGCTTCTCTACCAGGGTAAGCGGCCTGACCAGGCACTCAGGGCCCTCATGACCCGGGAGCCCAAGGCAGAGACCGCCGACTGA
- the plsY gene encoding glycerol-3-phosphate 1-O-acyltransferase PlsY: MVLDVGRSRREIFPVQIGLFSFLIVGAYFLGSFPTGFLVARALGIDLRTVGSGNIGATNAFRILGKGPGATVLLVDALKGYTACLGLPWIVRSLGWVDPAASPTFLEWMSISAGVAAVLGHNYTCWLKFKGGKGIATSAGVLLALVPWAFLGVLVVFLIVFGLSRYVSLGSLAAAAFLPVITWATGQSFTLIAMTSFLSALAIYKHRANISRLLKGTENRIGGKPGEVRK; the protein is encoded by the coding sequence TTGGTCCTTGATGTTGGCAGATCTAGGCGGGAGATTTTCCCGGTGCAGATCGGATTGTTCAGCTTTTTGATCGTGGGTGCTTATTTCTTGGGGTCCTTCCCCACCGGTTTTCTGGTCGCTCGTGCCCTGGGCATCGACCTGAGGACCGTGGGCAGCGGCAACATCGGAGCTACAAACGCTTTCCGCATTCTCGGAAAGGGGCCGGGCGCCACGGTGCTGCTCGTGGATGCTTTGAAAGGCTATACTGCCTGTCTAGGCCTGCCATGGATCGTGCGCTCGCTAGGCTGGGTTGATCCGGCAGCCTCGCCAACATTCCTGGAATGGATGAGCATCTCTGCCGGCGTTGCAGCTGTCCTCGGACACAATTACACCTGCTGGCTGAAGTTTAAGGGAGGCAAAGGGATCGCGACATCCGCCGGTGTTCTTTTGGCTTTGGTGCCGTGGGCTTTTTTGGGTGTCTTGGTCGTGTTTTTGATCGTGTTCGGCTTAAGCCGCTATGTATCATTGGGATCCCTCGCGGCGGCTGCTTTCCTCCCAGTAATCACTTGGGCCACCGGACAAAGCTTCACCTTGATTGCAATGACATCCTTCCTGAGCGCATTGGCGATCTATAAGCATCGAGCCAATATCTCCCGCCTTCTGAAGGGCACTGAGAATCGAATCGGAGGCAAACCGGGGGAGGTGCGGAAATGA
- a CDS encoding Gfo/Idh/MocA family oxidoreductase has product MYSGTLRVAVIGTGSLGKEHARIYADLAAAGVVEFTGVYDTLPENARRVAEKVRTQAFLKLEDLIDRSDAVSVVTPTSTHFDIAKILLQNGKHLLIEKPMTSDSRQAEELVELARGKNLLLQVGHVERFNPVFQYLRTVATLPRFIETHRLSPYPARSTDVGVVLDLMIHDLDVVLAFVNSPITSVDAVGIPVLSKSEDIANARLKFANGCVANLTASRISPERLRKIRVFSGGEHPTYVSLDYRAQEGFIYRLAKGNESESSLLRKLLAAKDSTIVSEFGGRRIVREPVPIRKDEPLKLELESFVECVKSSCSPVVSGESAKRALDVAFEISRQIQKALP; this is encoded by the coding sequence ATCTACAGCGGAACGCTTCGAGTTGCGGTCATCGGTACCGGCTCCCTAGGCAAAGAACATGCCCGAATCTATGCAGATCTGGCCGCGGCGGGTGTTGTCGAATTTACCGGGGTTTACGACACCCTTCCTGAGAATGCCCGACGTGTGGCTGAGAAGGTCCGCACCCAAGCGTTTCTAAAGCTCGAGGATCTCATCGATCGCAGCGATGCTGTAAGCGTGGTCACACCGACCTCCACGCACTTCGATATCGCCAAGATTCTCCTGCAGAACGGTAAGCATCTTCTGATCGAAAAACCGATGACCAGCGATTCGCGGCAGGCAGAGGAACTGGTCGAGCTAGCTCGAGGAAAGAACTTGCTGCTGCAGGTCGGACACGTAGAGCGATTTAACCCCGTTTTCCAGTATCTCCGAACCGTGGCGACGCTGCCGCGTTTCATCGAAACCCACCGGCTGTCACCCTACCCGGCTCGGAGCACCGACGTGGGCGTGGTGCTGGACTTGATGATTCACGATTTAGACGTCGTGCTGGCGTTTGTGAACTCCCCCATTACGAGCGTGGATGCGGTTGGCATTCCGGTATTGAGCAAATCGGAGGACATCGCGAACGCGAGACTAAAGTTCGCAAACGGATGTGTGGCCAACCTCACTGCCAGTCGGATAAGTCCCGAAAGACTGCGTAAAATCCGAGTCTTTAGCGGTGGCGAACACCCCACCTACGTGTCGCTCGACTACCGGGCACAGGAAGGCTTCATCTATCGGCTGGCCAAAGGAAACGAAAGCGAAAGTTCTCTATTGAGAAAACTGCTCGCCGCCAAGGACTCGACGATTGTCAGCGAGTTTGGCGGACGCAGAATTGTTCGCGAACCGGTGCCCATCCGCAAAGATGAACCCCTGAAACTGGAACTGGAAAGCTTTGTGGAGTGCGTT